In Zunongwangia profunda SM-A87, the following proteins share a genomic window:
- the nqrF gene encoding NADH:ubiquinone reductase (Na(+)-transporting) subunit F: protein MTVIIASIVVFLILILLLVSILLGAKAKLIPSGPVKINVNGEKDLEVSSGGTLLGTLGSEKLFLPSACGGGGTCIQCKCIVKEGGGTLLPTEEPHFTRKEIADGWRLGCQVKVKQDMKIQIPEEVFGIKKWEATVVRNYNVASFIKEFVVEIPEDMDYKAGGYIQIEIPKCEVPYKDIDITAHPEEHETPDKFQAEWDKFNLWPLVMKNNETVERAYSMASYPAEGREIMLNVRIATPPWDRGKNGWMDVNPGIASSYIFSRKKGDKVTISGPYGEFFINESDAEMLYVGGGAGMAPMRSHLYHLFRTVKTGRKVTYWYGGRSKRELFYTEHFRALERDFPNFKFYLALSEPLEEDNWKEKDGIDGEGDGFVGFIHQVVIDNYLSHHDEPEDIEYYFCGPPLMNKAVEKMTEDFGVPRENVRFDDFGG, encoded by the coding sequence ATGACAGTTATAATTGCAAGTATAGTTGTATTCTTAATTTTGATCCTTCTTTTGGTTTCTATTCTTCTAGGGGCTAAAGCGAAGTTAATCCCTTCGGGACCGGTTAAAATTAATGTAAACGGAGAAAAAGACCTTGAAGTTAGTTCTGGAGGAACGCTGCTTGGTACTTTAGGTTCAGAGAAACTTTTCCTTCCTTCTGCTTGTGGTGGAGGTGGTACCTGCATCCAGTGTAAATGTATCGTTAAAGAAGGAGGAGGAACACTTTTACCTACAGAAGAACCACACTTTACCCGTAAGGAAATCGCTGATGGCTGGAGACTTGGTTGCCAGGTGAAGGTAAAACAGGATATGAAGATTCAGATTCCTGAAGAAGTTTTTGGAATTAAAAAATGGGAAGCGACGGTAGTAAGAAACTATAATGTTGCTTCTTTTATTAAGGAATTTGTAGTGGAAATTCCTGAAGATATGGACTATAAAGCGGGAGGATATATTCAGATTGAAATTCCGAAATGTGAAGTTCCATATAAAGATATTGATATTACCGCTCACCCTGAAGAGCATGAAACACCGGATAAATTTCAAGCGGAGTGGGATAAGTTTAACTTATGGCCTCTTGTAATGAAAAACAATGAAACCGTGGAGCGTGCATATTCTATGGCTTCTTATCCGGCAGAAGGACGTGAGATTATGCTTAATGTTCGTATTGCTACTCCACCATGGGATAGAGGTAAGAACGGATGGATGGATGTAAACCCTGGTATTGCTTCCTCATATATCTTCTCTAGAAAGAAAGGTGATAAAGTAACTATATCAGGACCTTATGGAGAATTCTTTATTAATGAAAGTGATGCAGAAATGCTTTACGTAGGTGGTGGTGCAGGTATGGCACCAATGCGTTCTCACTTATATCATCTTTTCCGTACTGTAAAGACAGGTAGAAAAGTAACGTACTGGTATGGTGGGCGTTCTAAACGAGAACTTTTTTATACTGAACATTTTAGAGCCTTAGAAAGAGATTTTCCTAACTTTAAATTCTATTTAGCGCTTTCAGAACCTTTAGAAGAGGATAATTGGAAAGAAAAAGACGGAATTGATGGAGAAGGCGACGGTTTCGTAGGCTTTATTCACCAGGTTGTAATTGATAATTACTTGAGTCATCATGATGAACCAGAGGATATAGAATATTATTTCTGTGGACCACCGCTTATGAATAAAGCGGTAGAGAAAATGACCGAAGATTTTGGAGTACCTCGTGAGAATGTAAGATTCGATGATTTTGGAGGATAA
- a CDS encoding FAD:protein FMN transferase, translating into MMAGRKFKVLVSILVLFIAFSFSACEGNEFEEQNYSGNALGTSYHIKIFTGKEDLQIEKGLDSVFQVINKSMSTYWEDSDISLINRGIDSIKVDANFQNVFKASEQIYKETNGYFDPTVGNLVNAYGFGPDKSLEALDVDTIDSLLQYVGFDKLKLTDEDRIAKENPHIYLDFNAIAKGYTIDVIAEYFENKGIHNYLIELGGELVSKGEHITKQKPFIVAIDDPLQEEGERTFQATLKLKNRAMATSGNYRKFRVDSTTGERFVHTINPLNGKPERSNLLSASVLAESCMLADGYATAFMALGLEKAKKLSLELEDVDVYFIYAENDSIKVYASAGFQESLLTD; encoded by the coding sequence ATGATGGCTGGCAGGAAATTTAAGGTTTTAGTATCAATATTAGTTCTTTTTATCGCCTTTAGTTTTAGCGCTTGTGAAGGCAATGAATTTGAAGAACAGAATTACTCAGGTAATGCTTTGGGTACTTCTTACCACATAAAAATTTTTACAGGAAAGGAAGATTTACAAATCGAAAAAGGATTGGATAGTGTTTTTCAGGTAATAAATAAGTCTATGAGTACTTATTGGGAAGATTCTGATATCTCTTTGATCAATCGCGGAATAGATTCTATAAAAGTCGACGCAAACTTTCAAAATGTTTTTAAAGCTTCAGAACAAATTTATAAAGAAACTAATGGCTATTTTGATCCCACTGTAGGTAATTTAGTCAATGCCTACGGATTTGGTCCTGACAAAAGCCTGGAAGCATTAGATGTAGATACTATAGACTCCTTACTGCAATATGTAGGATTCGATAAATTGAAGTTGACTGATGAAGATCGTATTGCAAAAGAAAATCCACACATTTATCTTGATTTTAATGCCATAGCAAAAGGATACACAATAGATGTTATTGCAGAATATTTTGAAAATAAAGGCATACATAATTATTTAATTGAATTGGGAGGAGAACTAGTTAGTAAAGGAGAGCACATTACAAAGCAGAAGCCTTTTATTGTAGCTATAGATGATCCATTGCAAGAAGAAGGGGAAAGAACCTTTCAGGCTACTTTAAAGCTAAAAAACAGGGCTATGGCGACATCTGGTAATTATCGTAAGTTTAGGGTAGATTCGACTACCGGAGAGCGTTTTGTGCATACCATAAACCCGCTTAACGGAAAACCCGAAAGAAGCAATTTGCTGAGTGCCTCTGTTTTAGCTGAAAGTTGCATGTTGGCTGATGGATACGCAACCGCATTTATGGCTTTGGGATTAGAAAAAGCGAAAAAATTATCCTTAGAATTAGAGGATGTGGATGTGTATTTTATCTATGCTGAAAACGATTCCATTAAAGTATATGCTTCTGCAGGATTTCAAGAAAGCTTGCTTACGGATTGA
- a CDS encoding class I SAM-dependent methyltransferase — translation MKRLFKKILNTVPRPLLIRLSYFVKPFLVLTLKGNTYTDPIDGKSFKKFLPYGYENQRENVLSPSTLSLERHRLLWLYLKLKTNFFKAPIKVLHFAPEQAFYRRFRNLSNLDYTTTDLNSPLADVKADICNLPFKNNQYDFILCNHVLEHIPDDTKAMQEILRVLKPGGTAILQIPQELDRSTTFEDNSITDPKERARIFGQYDHVRIYGRDYFEKLRSIGFKVEEVNFTEELSPAEVDKFRLAKGEIIPVCLKPTA, via the coding sequence ATGAAAAGGCTCTTTAAAAAGATTCTCAATACAGTACCAAGACCGTTATTAATACGTCTTAGTTATTTTGTTAAACCATTTTTGGTTCTAACACTAAAAGGTAATACCTATACTGATCCTATAGACGGCAAAAGTTTTAAAAAATTTTTGCCATATGGGTATGAGAATCAGCGGGAAAATGTCTTATCACCCTCTACGCTCTCTTTAGAGCGTCATCGGCTATTATGGCTTTATTTAAAGCTAAAAACAAACTTTTTTAAAGCTCCTATTAAAGTCCTGCACTTTGCCCCAGAGCAGGCCTTTTATAGACGCTTTAGGAATTTAAGCAATCTCGATTACACTACCACAGATCTTAATTCTCCCTTAGCTGATGTTAAGGCAGACATCTGCAATCTTCCATTTAAGAACAATCAATATGATTTTATTTTATGCAATCATGTCTTAGAACATATCCCCGATGATACTAAAGCCATGCAGGAAATCCTACGTGTGCTCAAACCAGGAGGTACCGCTATTTTACAAATTCCGCAAGAATTAGATCGCTCTACTACTTTTGAAGATAATAGTATTACAGATCCTAAAGAAAGAGCACGTATTTTTGGCCAATATGACCATGTGCGTATTTATGGAAGAGACTATTTTGAAAAGTTAAGAAGTATAGGCTTTAAAGTTGAGGAAGTAAATTTTACAGAAGAGTTATCCCCTGCTGAAGTTGATAAATTTCGGCTTGCTAAGGGAGAAATTATCCCGGTATGCCTTAAGCCAACGGCTTAG
- a CDS encoding HNH endonuclease, translated as MIKNFRGEVWKTLHKEEWEDRFVYKVSNYGRLVSFLKNKEEGELMRGGRVGGYLNFAVRLKSGKSKTYYIHRIVAELFLDKKEGDKYVIHKNFQKDDNRVENIAWATKDEWVAHQYHSPSVKENKKKRKLRKVTSYSKLTYAQAVILKKKLLDPNRKTRIRVLAKQFGVSEMQLYRIKSGENWGDIEV; from the coding sequence ATGATTAAAAATTTCAGAGGAGAGGTTTGGAAAACCCTACACAAAGAAGAATGGGAAGACCGTTTTGTCTACAAAGTATCTAATTACGGTAGACTGGTAAGCTTCCTAAAAAACAAAGAAGAAGGTGAATTAATGCGTGGCGGCCGAGTTGGAGGCTACCTTAATTTTGCCGTAAGACTAAAGTCTGGAAAATCCAAGACTTATTACATACACCGCATTGTCGCAGAACTTTTTCTTGACAAAAAAGAAGGTGATAAATATGTAATTCATAAAAATTTCCAAAAAGATGATAATCGCGTAGAGAACATTGCATGGGCTACCAAAGACGAATGGGTTGCACATCAATACCACAGCCCCAGCGTTAAAGAGAATAAGAAAAAACGTAAGCTTAGAAAAGTGACCTCTTATTCTAAATTAACCTATGCACAAGCGGTTATTCTTAAAAAGAAATTGCTGGATCCAAACAGAAAAACAAGAATACGAGTTCTAGCAAAACAATTTGGAGTTTCCGAAATGCAACTTTACCGTATTAAATCTGGTGAGAACTGGGGAGATATTGAAGTTTAG
- the map gene encoding type I methionyl aminopeptidase, translating to MIIPKTREQIELMRESAQIVSKTLGMLAKEVKPGVTTLHLDKLAEEFIRDHGAHPGFLGMYDFPNSLCMSPNAQVVHGIPNEKPLVEGDIISIDCGALKNGFYGDHAYTFAVGEIAPETKKLLEVTKESLYVGIREFKAGNRVGDVGYAIQKFTEDHGYGVVRELVGHGLGAKMHEDPEMPNYGRKGRGKKFVEGMVVAIEPMTNLGTRRIKQLPDGWTILTADNKPSAHFEHDVALIDGKPELLSTFSYIYEALGIESNEEDEFRAKTYD from the coding sequence ATGATTATACCTAAAACAAGGGAACAAATTGAATTAATGAGGGAAAGTGCACAAATCGTGTCTAAAACCCTGGGAATGCTGGCCAAAGAGGTTAAACCTGGTGTAACTACACTTCATTTAGATAAGCTAGCTGAAGAATTTATAAGAGACCACGGTGCTCATCCCGGATTCCTTGGAATGTACGATTTTCCAAATTCCCTTTGTATGAGTCCTAATGCGCAGGTTGTGCATGGGATTCCTAACGAAAAACCCCTTGTAGAAGGTGATATTATTTCTATTGATTGTGGCGCTTTAAAAAATGGTTTTTACGGAGACCATGCGTATACCTTTGCTGTAGGAGAAATTGCCCCAGAAACTAAAAAACTCCTGGAGGTTACCAAAGAGTCACTTTACGTAGGAATAAGAGAATTCAAAGCCGGCAATCGTGTCGGTGATGTTGGCTATGCTATTCAGAAATTTACTGAAGACCATGGTTACGGAGTTGTTCGTGAGCTTGTTGGCCACGGCCTTGGCGCTAAAATGCATGAAGACCCTGAAATGCCCAATTATGGCAGAAAAGGTCGAGGAAAAAAATTTGTAGAAGGAATGGTTGTTGCGATAGAACCCATGACGAATTTGGGAACACGCCGCATAAAACAGCTTCCCGATGGCTGGACTATTTTAACTGCAGACAATAAACCAAGTGCTCACTTTGAACATGATGTAGCCTTAATCGACGGCAAACCGGAGCTGCTGTCCACCTTCAGTTATATCTATGAAGCTTTAGGCATAGAAAGTAACGAAGAAGACGAATTTAGAGCAAAAACCTATGATTAA
- a CDS encoding BT0820 family HAD-type phosphatase produces the protein MSPTLTIAIDFDGTIVENKYPEIGKPLLFAFETLKKLQEDGHNLILWTYRKGTRLEEAVTFCKNNGISFYAVNKSYPEENFDESLSRKILADIFIDDRNIGGMMGWGEIYQIISKKTGSKNPKQFKKKKNRFFGRL, from the coding sequence ATGTCCCCTACACTAACAATAGCGATAGATTTTGACGGTACTATTGTAGAAAATAAGTACCCTGAAATAGGTAAGCCACTTTTGTTTGCTTTTGAAACTTTAAAAAAGCTACAGGAAGATGGTCATAACCTTATTCTATGGACTTACCGCAAAGGCACTCGTTTAGAGGAGGCCGTGACATTTTGCAAAAATAATGGCATAAGTTTCTATGCTGTAAATAAAAGCTACCCTGAAGAAAATTTTGATGAAAGCCTAAGTCGTAAGATTTTGGCCGATATTTTTATTGATGACCGTAACATAGGTGGCATGATGGGTTGGGGAGAAATCTATCAGATTATTTCTAAAAAAACGGGGAGCAAAAACCCAAAACAATTTAAAAAGAAGAAAAACCGATTTTTCGGTAGACTTTAA
- a CDS encoding thioredoxin family protein, translating into MTKFIPFMVAVLLGCSTVNISKESKNNEQITTQQSMLLGKFKKADLLQEPYAAWFEPRYEKFEPNAKAMETIKDNINDYEINIFMGTWCGDSKRETPRFFKILDESGYNLDKLTAIAVDYSKSTPEKYEEKVNLNRVPTIIFYKNGKEVNRFVEFAQESLEEDIAKIVSGKDYKNSYAE; encoded by the coding sequence ATGACTAAATTTATTCCTTTTATGGTCGCTGTATTATTAGGTTGTAGCACCGTAAATATATCCAAAGAGAGTAAAAATAACGAGCAGATTACTACTCAACAAAGTATGCTCCTAGGAAAATTTAAAAAGGCAGATTTACTGCAAGAGCCCTATGCTGCATGGTTTGAGCCCAGATATGAAAAGTTTGAACCAAACGCCAAAGCTATGGAAACTATTAAAGATAATATTAACGACTATGAGATAAATATCTTTATGGGGACCTGGTGCGGGGATAGTAAAAGGGAAACTCCTCGTTTCTTTAAAATATTAGATGAAAGCGGTTATAACTTAGACAAGCTTACTGCAATAGCAGTAGATTATAGTAAATCTACTCCTGAAAAATATGAGGAGAAGGTGAATTTAAATCGCGTTCCCACAATAATTTTTTATAAAAATGGGAAGGAAGTAAACCGATTTGTAGAATTTGCTCAGGAAAGCTTGGAAGAAGATATCGCTAAAATTGTAAGCGGTAAAGATTATAAGAATTCGTATGCCGAGTAA
- the gpmI gene encoding 2,3-bisphosphoglycerate-independent phosphoglycerate mutase translates to MNKKVLLMILDGWGQTQNEEVSAVAKAKTPFIDEISAKYPHAQLRTDGMNVGLPEGQMGNSEVGHMNLGAGRVVYQDLVKINQAVENKTLIEEPALREAFEYAKKNDKPIHFMGLLSDGGVHSHIKHIKGLLSAAEDYGITSKYLHAFTDGRDVDPHSGKGFVEEIQEHLKETNGKLASIIGRYYAMDRDKRWEREEKAYDLIVKGEGKKTQNPVQAIQESYDEGITDEFIKPIVVTSEDGTPVAKLQEKDVVIFFNFRTDRGRQLTQALSQDDFPEYDMKKMPLYYVTLTKYDDSFKNINVIFKKENIKSTLGEVLEFVGKKQIRIAETEKYPHVTFFFSGGREEPFKGERRIMCNSPKVATYDLQPEMSAYEIRDKIIPELNKKSADFICLNFANPDMVGHTGVFEAAVKACETVDECAKDVCTAAMDNDYSVIVIADHGNSETMINEDGSPNTAHTTNPVPLILLDKDVKEIKSGKLGDIAPTILKLMGIEKPELMTQDPLI, encoded by the coding sequence ATGAACAAGAAGGTATTATTGATGATATTAGACGGTTGGGGACAAACTCAAAATGAAGAAGTCTCTGCTGTTGCCAAAGCCAAAACTCCATTTATAGACGAAATTTCTGCAAAGTATCCACATGCCCAGTTAAGAACTGACGGAATGAATGTTGGTTTACCTGAAGGACAAATGGGAAATAGTGAAGTGGGACATATGAACCTGGGAGCGGGTCGTGTAGTATATCAGGACTTGGTAAAGATCAATCAGGCCGTAGAAAACAAAACACTTATTGAAGAGCCTGCATTGCGCGAAGCATTTGAATATGCCAAAAAAAATGATAAGCCTATTCACTTTATGGGGCTTTTAAGTGATGGTGGTGTACACTCTCACATTAAGCATATTAAAGGGCTTTTAAGTGCAGCTGAAGATTATGGTATAACTAGTAAATATTTACACGCCTTTACAGATGGTCGTGACGTTGATCCACATTCTGGTAAAGGTTTTGTAGAGGAGATACAAGAGCATTTAAAGGAAACCAATGGTAAATTAGCATCTATAATTGGCCGCTATTACGCGATGGATCGAGATAAACGATGGGAACGAGAAGAAAAAGCTTATGATCTGATTGTAAAAGGAGAAGGCAAAAAAACTCAAAATCCCGTTCAGGCTATACAGGAAAGTTATGATGAAGGTATTACCGATGAATTTATCAAGCCAATTGTTGTTACCAGCGAAGATGGCACGCCTGTTGCTAAATTACAGGAAAAAGATGTGGTCATTTTCTTTAATTTTAGAACAGATCGTGGTAGACAATTAACACAAGCCTTAAGTCAGGACGATTTTCCAGAATACGATATGAAGAAAATGCCTTTATATTATGTAACGCTGACTAAATATGATGATAGCTTCAAAAACATAAACGTTATCTTTAAAAAAGAAAATATAAAAAGTACTTTAGGTGAGGTATTAGAATTTGTAGGTAAAAAGCAAATAAGAATTGCTGAAACCGAAAAATATCCACACGTTACATTTTTCTTCTCGGGCGGGCGTGAAGAACCTTTTAAAGGAGAAAGAAGAATTATGTGCAACTCCCCCAAAGTAGCTACATATGATCTACAACCAGAAATGAGCGCCTATGAAATTAGGGATAAAATTATTCCAGAATTAAATAAAAAATCTGCTGATTTTATTTGTTTAAATTTTGCTAACCCAGATATGGTTGGCCATACCGGTGTTTTTGAAGCGGCAGTTAAAGCATGCGAAACCGTAGATGAATGTGCTAAAGATGTATGTACGGCAGCAATGGATAATGATTATTCTGTAATAGTAATCGCAGATCACGGTAATAGTGAAACCATGATTAATGAAGATGGCTCTCCTAATACTGCGCATACCACTAACCCCGTGCCATTAATTCTTTTAGATAAAGATGTAAAAGAGATAAAAAGTGGTAAATTAGGCGATATTGCACCAACAATTTTAAAATTAATGGGAATTGAAAAACCAGAATTAATGACTCAGGATCCCTTAATTTAA
- a CDS encoding murein L,D-transpeptidase catalytic domain family protein, translating into MTKRLMAVAVVLMFSTAFSGSTSITEIPIKKEQKLLAELNNFEVKRTELTFEDKVGMLYDTFKDKSESMPLLGTFENAMKGYYKLEDEGKVKNKILTIIDFDLSSKKKRFWVLDMEHQEVIFNTYTSHGKNSGWEFAKTFSNAVNSHKSSLGFYVTGETYYGKNGLSLFIDGMEKNFNSNARKRYVVIHGSDYVTEKFIDSRGRAGRSYGCPAIPRLISKEIINTIKGKSVVYINKSSKDYLSGSTFLNEKAS; encoded by the coding sequence ATGACGAAACGATTAATGGCTGTAGCGGTAGTTTTAATGTTTTCAACTGCCTTTTCGGGATCCACCTCCATCACAGAAATTCCTATTAAAAAAGAGCAAAAATTATTAGCAGAATTAAATAATTTTGAAGTAAAAAGAACCGAGCTTACTTTTGAAGATAAGGTTGGGATGCTTTACGACACCTTTAAAGATAAAAGTGAAAGTATGCCACTGCTTGGAACTTTTGAAAATGCTATGAAAGGTTATTATAAACTGGAAGATGAGGGTAAAGTAAAAAATAAGATACTTACTATCATAGACTTTGACCTTTCTTCTAAAAAGAAAAGGTTTTGGGTTTTAGATATGGAACATCAAGAAGTAATATTTAATACCTACACATCTCACGGCAAAAATTCTGGTTGGGAATTTGCTAAAACCTTCTCTAATGCAGTAAATAGTCATAAAAGTAGTTTAGGTTTTTATGTGACCGGCGAAACTTACTATGGTAAAAATGGGCTGTCGCTTTTTATAGATGGGATGGAGAAAAACTTTAATAGTAATGCAAGAAAACGCTATGTAGTTATTCATGGATCTGACTATGTAACCGAAAAGTTTATTGATAGTAGAGGTAGGGCCGGCCGTAGTTATGGTTGTCCTGCGATACCCAGACTTATTTCTAAAGAGATTATCAACACAATAAAAGGGAAATCTGTTGTTTATATCAATAAGAGTTCTAAGGATTATTTATCCGGGAGTACTTTCTTAAATGAGAAAGCTTCTTAA
- a CDS encoding GNAT family N-acetyltransferase: protein MESPIKHRENDRMGMFYMEGEKGTIAELTYTKNSEGVITIDHTEVKRQYEGQGKATELVAAAVHFARNNNLKIEPLCPFAEVMFDRYSEYSDVRA, encoded by the coding sequence ATGGAAAGCCCAATTAAACATAGAGAAAACGACCGCATGGGCATGTTTTATATGGAAGGTGAAAAAGGCACTATTGCCGAACTTACGTATACCAAAAATTCAGAAGGCGTTATCACCATCGATCATACTGAAGTAAAACGCCAGTACGAAGGGCAGGGAAAAGCTACTGAATTGGTAGCAGCAGCAGTTCATTTTGCGCGAAATAACAATCTTAAAATTGAACCATTGTGCCCGTTTGCCGAAGTGATGTTTGATCGATATAGCGAGTACTCAGATGTTAGGGCTTAA
- a CDS encoding ClpP family protease, with amino-acid sequence MKDKPGKIQDKIDAKFLDERKIFMWGPVDDKSAKHVIDRLIYLDLEGKEEIQLYINSPGGYVTDGFAIYDTIQAIDAPVSTICTGLAASMGSILLSAGKKGRRFIQPHAKVMIHQPSGGARGQASNIEIQATEILKTKELSAKILAENCGQTVEKVMKDFNRDYWMDAKESLDYGIVDAILK; translated from the coding sequence ATGAAAGATAAGCCAGGAAAAATTCAGGATAAAATAGACGCTAAATTCTTAGACGAACGTAAAATTTTTATGTGGGGACCTGTTGATGATAAATCGGCCAAACACGTTATCGATCGTTTAATCTATCTTGATTTGGAAGGAAAAGAAGAAATCCAACTTTACATTAATAGTCCGGGTGGCTATGTAACCGATGGTTTTGCCATTTATGATACCATCCAGGCTATAGATGCGCCGGTTTCCACTATTTGCACCGGTCTTGCAGCGTCCATGGGATCTATACTTCTTTCTGCAGGAAAAAAAGGAAGGCGCTTTATTCAACCACATGCTAAGGTTATGATTCACCAACCTTCTGGTGGTGCCAGAGGTCAGGCGTCCAATATTGAAATTCAAGCCACAGAAATTTTAAAAACCAAAGAACTTAGCGCTAAAATACTTGCTGAAAATTGCGGTCAAACAGTAGAAAAGGTAATGAAAGATTTTAATCGTGATTACTGGATGGATGCAAAGGAATCTCTGGATTACGGCATTGTTGACGCTATTTTAAAATAA
- a CDS encoding GNAT family N-acetyltransferase produces MELSFNRILKGEIDLIIPLIQQLAITSISAEILKERFNQMFSQNYTCYGIFDENEIIGVFGIWEMTRHYAGKMYEVDHIVIAEEYRGKGIGKQLFSFIDELARKNKAATVELNTYVENFRSHKFYMNEGYVIRGYHFQKKY; encoded by the coding sequence TTGGAGCTTTCATTTAACAGGATTTTAAAGGGAGAGATTGATCTTATTATTCCACTCATCCAACAACTTGCCATAACGTCTATTTCAGCGGAAATTTTAAAAGAACGATTTAATCAGATGTTTTCTCAAAACTATACCTGTTATGGTATTTTTGATGAAAATGAAATTATAGGTGTTTTTGGGATATGGGAAATGACCAGGCATTATGCCGGTAAAATGTATGAAGTAGATCATATAGTAATAGCTGAAGAATATCGAGGAAAAGGAATAGGGAAACAGTTATTTTCTTTTATAGACGAACTCGCCAGAAAAAATAAGGCTGCTACGGTGGAATTAAATACGTATGTTGAAAATTTTAGGTCTCATAAATTCTATATGAACGAAGGTTATGTGATTAGAGGTTATCATTTCCAGAAAAAATATTGA
- a CDS encoding HAMP domain-containing sensor histidine kinase produces the protein MKTQNKIILFLTSIFLAYILVFSGFIFFSISDYSYTDFYKRLEIRAITMAKIELEDDQDINVVKEIRQDFLEELPNEKITIIDLQQFDIHSKSNLSIPVSFLEEIENLKRAYYKNKNTFYSGIKYHNRGKDYLVIVSAENYYNTHHIVYLRNLLFIASLISILIIIFIAWFFSRRVLRPLQMIIGDMKKISTENLNFRLKEPQDNEELRSLTSTFNNMLNRLETSFETQKNFISNASHELNTPLTSIIGEADVTLAKERSKEEYIISLKNILEDAGKLDKKTKALLFLAQTGYDGKAQTFISLRIDELVIDVKETVEKIYPEAVIHLDFDSLPENPDKLTVNGNTQLLHLAISNVVMNACKYSKNRKVNFALAASDKNVIITVKDKGIGIPENELPYIFDPFFRGSNTENFHGYGIGLPLTRNVIKMHNGSVIATSSKAEGTIMEIKIPIAP, from the coding sequence ATGAAGACACAGAATAAAATTATTCTTTTTCTTACTTCTATATTCCTTGCTTACATTCTTGTGTTTAGCGGTTTTATCTTTTTTTCTATTAGTGATTATTCGTACACAGATTTTTACAAAAGACTGGAGATTAGGGCGATTACCATGGCTAAGATCGAGTTAGAGGACGACCAGGATATTAATGTCGTTAAAGAGATACGCCAGGATTTTCTGGAAGAATTACCTAATGAAAAAATAACAATTATTGATTTACAACAGTTTGATATTCATTCAAAATCCAATCTATCTATCCCAGTTTCCTTCCTTGAAGAGATCGAAAATTTAAAACGGGCATATTATAAAAATAAAAACACATTTTATTCAGGAATCAAATACCATAATCGCGGCAAAGATTACCTGGTCATTGTTTCCGCAGAAAACTATTACAATACCCATCATATAGTTTATTTAAGGAATCTCCTTTTTATCGCTTCTCTAATATCCATTTTGATCATTATTTTTATTGCCTGGTTTTTTTCCAGAAGGGTTCTTAGACCCCTTCAAATGATTATTGGTGATATGAAAAAAATCAGTACCGAAAATCTCAATTTTCGTCTAAAAGAACCTCAAGATAACGAGGAGCTACGCAGCCTTACTTCTACTTTTAACAATATGCTTAACAGGCTCGAAACCTCCTTCGAAACGCAAAAAAATTTTATAAGCAATGCCTCTCATGAACTAAACACGCCGCTTACTTCAATTATTGGTGAAGCCGATGTCACCCTTGCAAAAGAACGTTCTAAAGAAGAATACATTATATCACTAAAAAATATTCTAGAAGATGCCGGCAAACTCGATAAAAAAACCAAAGCTTTATTGTTTTTAGCTCAAACTGGTTATGATGGTAAAGCACAGACCTTTATCAGCTTAAGAATAGACGAACTTGTAATCGATGTTAAAGAAACTGTAGAGAAAATTTATCCCGAAGCTGTGATTCATCTGGATTTTGATTCATTACCAGAAAACCCTGATAAACTCACAGTAAACGGCAATACTCAATTATTACATCTGGCAATATCCAATGTAGTTATGAATGCCTGTAAATATTCCAAAAACAGGAAAGTAAATTTTGCGTTGGCAGCTTCAGACAAAAATGTAATTATCACCGTAAAAGATAAAGGTATTGGTATTCCAGAAAATGAACTTCCTTATATCTTCGATCCGTTTTTTAGGGGTAGTAATACGGAAAATTTTCATGGTTACGGAATTGGTCTTCCACTTACTCGAAATGTAATTAAAATGCACAATGGCAGTGTTATAGCTACTTCTTCTAAAGCCGAGGGCACTATAATGGAAATTAAGATTCCTATCGCACCATAA